A genomic segment from Bradyrhizobium sp. CB1015 encodes:
- a CDS encoding molybdopterin-synthase adenylyltransferase MoeB, whose amino-acid sequence MLSPDELERYARHIVLRDVGGPGQAALKRASVLVIGAGGLGAPALMYLAAAGVGTLGVVDDDVVSLSNLQRQVIHTTPDIGRHKVESAAERIAALNPHVRFVGHATWLNADNALALIGDYDLVLDGSDNFSTRYLVSDACFFAKRPLITAALGTFDGSLTTIRAHETNEQGEFNPTYRCLFPEAPPPGTVPACAEAGVMGALAGVLGSMMALEAIREIVGFGDGLVGRLLMIDARAMRFETLRYARDPANPLNGDGPVFEDLSVHRA is encoded by the coding sequence ATGCTGAGCCCGGACGAACTCGAACGCTATGCCCGCCACATCGTGCTGCGCGACGTCGGCGGTCCCGGCCAGGCGGCGCTGAAGCGGGCCTCGGTGCTGGTGATCGGCGCCGGCGGGCTCGGCGCGCCCGCGCTGATGTATCTGGCGGCCGCCGGCGTCGGCACGCTCGGCGTCGTCGACGACGACGTGGTGTCGCTGTCCAACCTGCAGCGCCAGGTGATCCACACGACGCCCGATATCGGCCGGCACAAGGTCGAGAGTGCGGCCGAGCGGATCGCGGCGCTCAATCCGCATGTCCGCTTCGTCGGTCATGCCACCTGGCTCAACGCCGACAATGCGCTCGCCCTGATCGGCGATTACGATCTCGTGCTCGACGGCTCCGACAATTTCTCGACGCGCTATCTCGTTTCCGACGCCTGCTTCTTCGCCAAGCGGCCGCTGATCACCGCGGCGCTCGGCACCTTCGATGGCTCGCTCACCACCATCCGTGCGCATGAGACGAACGAGCAGGGCGAGTTCAATCCGACCTATCGCTGTCTGTTTCCCGAAGCGCCGCCGCCCGGCACCGTGCCGGCCTGCGCCGAGGCCGGAGTCATGGGCGCACTGGCGGGCGTGCTCGGCTCGATGATGGCGTTGGAGGCGATCCGCGAGATCGTCGGTTTCGGCGACGGCCTCGTCGGGCGCCTCCTGATGATCGATGCGCGCGCGATGCGCTTCGAGACGCTGCGCTATGCGCGCGATCCCGCCAATCCGCTCAACGGCGATGGGCCTGTGTTCGAGGATCTGAGCGTCCATCGCGCGTAG
- a CDS encoding serine protease, with protein sequence MTTSQVAGTKPKTVQTVPIQPPATQTPSATADAMAKAERLALQSDLAWVGQYNGAITGDVSERMVNAIKEYQKAKGGKPTGVLNPQERAALAETARKKQESVGWKIVTEPTSGARLGIPGKLVPQQTSDANGSKWTSPTGTVQVVLSRRKESNPTSAKLAELEKEPSGRKVDYTVVKPDFFVLSGLQGLKKFYVRGTFKGDEVRTMTILYDQATENIVEPVVIAMSSAFNAFPPGPLAGPPPRKTVEYGTGIVVSEDGAIVTDRLVTDGCVAITIAGHGNADRLAEDKEHDLALLHIYGARGLRPLSLAGGAAKTNVDVVGIADPQSQGGAAAVSSLNAALAPVTSSNSALSPPPAVGFSGSPAIDADGKFAGIALLKPAMVAGPAPSGPASQAVMVSAEAVRGFLKASGVAANGTATDAKASVVRVICVRK encoded by the coding sequence ATGACGACATCGCAAGTCGCCGGCACCAAGCCGAAAACGGTCCAGACCGTCCCGATCCAGCCTCCCGCAACGCAGACGCCGTCGGCGACAGCGGATGCCATGGCAAAAGCGGAGCGCCTGGCGCTCCAGTCCGATCTCGCCTGGGTGGGCCAGTATAACGGCGCCATCACCGGCGACGTCAGCGAGCGCATGGTCAACGCCATCAAGGAATACCAGAAAGCCAAGGGTGGCAAGCCGACCGGCGTGCTCAATCCGCAGGAGCGCGCCGCGCTCGCCGAGACGGCGCGAAAGAAGCAGGAGAGCGTCGGCTGGAAGATCGTGACGGAGCCGACCAGCGGCGCCCGGCTCGGCATTCCCGGCAAGCTGGTGCCGCAGCAGACGAGCGACGCCAACGGCTCGAAATGGACCTCGCCGACAGGGACGGTGCAGGTGGTTCTCAGCCGCCGCAAGGAATCGAACCCGACCTCGGCAAAGCTCGCCGAGCTCGAAAAGGAGCCGTCCGGGCGCAAGGTCGACTACACCGTGGTGAAGCCCGACTTCTTCGTGCTGTCGGGATTGCAGGGCCTGAAGAAGTTCTACGTCCGCGGCACCTTCAAGGGCGACGAGGTCCGCACCATGACGATCCTCTACGACCAGGCAACCGAGAACATTGTCGAGCCGGTCGTGATCGCGATGTCGAGCGCGTTCAACGCGTTTCCGCCGGGACCGCTGGCCGGGCCGCCGCCACGCAAGACCGTGGAATACGGCACCGGCATCGTCGTCAGCGAGGACGGTGCGATCGTCACCGACCGCCTCGTCACCGATGGCTGCGTTGCGATCACGATCGCCGGCCATGGCAACGCCGACCGTCTCGCCGAGGACAAGGAGCACGATCTCGCGCTGCTGCACATCTACGGCGCGCGCGGGTTGAGGCCGCTCAGCCTCGCCGGCGGGGCCGCGAAGACGAATGTCGATGTCGTCGGCATCGCCGATCCGCAAAGCCAGGGCGGTGCGGCCGCCGTGTCGAGCCTCAATGCCGCGCTGGCGCCGGTGACCAGCAGCAATTCCGCGCTCTCGCCGCCGCCGGCGGTCGGCTTCTCCGGCAGCCCGGCCATCGACGCCGACGGCAAGTTCGCCGGCATCGCGCTGCTGAAGCCGGCAATGGTCGCAGGTCCCGCGCCATCGGGGCCGGCGTCACAGGCGGTGATGGTCTCCGCAGAGGCGGTGCGCGGATTCCTGAAGGCGAGCGGTGTCGCGGCGAACGGCACGGCGACGGACGCCAAGGCCTCCGTCGTGCGCGTGATCTGCGTGCGGAAGTAG
- the mutM gene encoding bifunctional DNA-formamidopyrimidine glycosylase/DNA-(apurinic or apyrimidinic site) lyase, whose protein sequence is MPELPEVETVRRGLQPVMEGAKILNAEARRPDLRFPFQPDFVARLKGQVVTGLGRRAKYLMADLASGDVLLMHLGMSGSFRVIKPDDEAQPGEFHYPKAKDSAHDHVLFRMSSGADIVFNDPRRFGYMKVIARNALEDEPLLRGLGPEPLGNEFDAAMLARSCQGKTTSLKAALLDQRVVAGLGNIYVCEALHRSHLSPRRIAATLSTKAGQRKGVAGGEPTDHAKRLVGAIHTVLNDAIKAGGSSLRDHRQTTGELGYFQHSFKVYDREGEKCTTPRCGGMIKRFVQNGRSTFWCPKCQK, encoded by the coding sequence GACCGTCCGCCGCGGCCTTCAGCCCGTGATGGAGGGTGCGAAAATCCTCAATGCAGAGGCCCGCCGGCCGGATTTGCGCTTTCCGTTCCAGCCCGACTTCGTGGCCCGGCTCAAGGGGCAGGTCGTCACGGGCCTGGGGCGCCGTGCAAAATATCTCATGGCCGATCTCGCCTCCGGCGACGTGCTCTTGATGCATCTGGGCATGTCGGGCTCGTTCCGCGTCATCAAGCCCGACGACGAGGCTCAGCCCGGCGAGTTTCACTATCCAAAGGCCAAGGACTCCGCGCACGACCACGTGCTGTTTCGGATGTCCTCAGGCGCCGACATCGTCTTCAACGATCCGCGCCGTTTCGGTTACATGAAAGTGATCGCGCGCAACGCGCTCGAAGACGAACCGCTGCTGCGCGGGCTCGGCCCCGAACCGCTCGGCAACGAATTCGACGCGGCGATGCTGGCGCGCTCCTGCCAGGGCAAGACCACCAGCCTGAAGGCCGCGCTGCTTGACCAGCGCGTGGTGGCCGGGCTCGGCAACATCTATGTCTGTGAGGCGCTGCACCGCTCGCATCTGTCGCCGCGGCGCATTGCGGCGACACTGTCGACGAAGGCCGGACAACGCAAGGGCGTTGCCGGGGGCGAGCCGACGGATCACGCCAAGAGACTGGTCGGTGCGATCCACACCGTGCTGAACGATGCGATCAAGGCCGGCGGCTCCAGCTTGCGCGACCACCGCCAGACCACCGGCGAGCTCGGCTATTTCCAGCACTCGTTCAAGGTCTACGACCGCGAAGGCGAAAAATGCACGACGCCGCGCTGCGGCGGCATGATCAAGCGGTTCGTGCAGAACGGCCGCTCGACCTTCTGGTGCCCGAAATGTCAGAAGTGA